From Deinococcus reticulitermitis, the proteins below share one genomic window:
- a CDS encoding bifunctional 3,4-dihydroxy-2-butanone-4-phosphate synthase/GTP cyclohydrolase II: protein MSALASVPDLLTELRAGRPVILVDDEGRENEGDLLMPAATATPEWINFMAREGRGLICVTLTPERARRLDLTPMVGSSTDPHGTAFTVSVDHRSNSTGISAFDRAATIAALLDEGAEPGEFRRPGHIFPLVARPGGVLRRAGHTEAGCDLARLAGFAPVGVICEIMGDDGEMSRLPDLLRFGEKHGLKVGSIEALIAYRMEHDPFMEQVAEARLPTRFGEFRLVGFQDTLSGAEHVALVMGEVTPEPLLVRVHSECLTGDAFHSLRCDCGPQLDAALAAIAQEGRGVIVYLRQEGRGIGLLNKIRAYALQDEGADTVDANLRLGLPADARDFGIGAQMLHLLGAQQLRIMTNNPRKLHSLSGFGLQVVERVPLHVGQGPENAEYLQTKRERLGHL, encoded by the coding sequence ATGAGCGCCCTGGCTTCCGTCCCCGACCTCCTTACCGAGTTGCGCGCCGGGCGCCCGGTGATCCTGGTGGACGACGAGGGGCGCGAGAACGAGGGCGACCTGCTGATGCCGGCGGCGACCGCGACCCCCGAGTGGATCAACTTCATGGCGCGCGAGGGCCGGGGGCTGATCTGCGTGACGCTCACCCCGGAGCGGGCGCGGCGGCTCGACCTCACGCCGATGGTGGGGAGCAGCACCGACCCCCACGGCACCGCGTTCACGGTCAGCGTGGACCACCGCAGCAACTCGACCGGCATCAGCGCCTTCGACCGGGCCGCCACCATCGCCGCGCTGCTCGACGAGGGCGCGGAGCCCGGCGAGTTTCGCCGCCCAGGACACATCTTCCCGCTCGTCGCCCGGCCCGGGGGCGTGCTGCGCCGCGCCGGGCACACCGAGGCCGGCTGCGACCTCGCGCGGCTCGCGGGCTTTGCCCCGGTGGGCGTGATCTGCGAGATCATGGGGGACGACGGCGAGATGTCGCGGCTGCCCGACCTGCTGCGCTTCGGCGAGAAGCACGGCCTGAAGGTGGGCTCCATCGAGGCGCTGATCGCCTACCGGATGGAGCACGACCCCTTCATGGAACAGGTGGCGGAAGCGCGGCTGCCCACCCGTTTCGGCGAGTTCCGGCTCGTCGGCTTTCAGGACACCCTCAGCGGCGCCGAGCACGTCGCACTCGTGATGGGCGAGGTCACGCCGGAGCCGCTGCTCGTGCGGGTGCATTCCGAGTGCCTGACGGGGGACGCCTTCCATTCGCTGCGCTGCGACTGCGGGCCGCAACTCGACGCGGCGCTGGCGGCGATCGCACAGGAGGGGCGCGGCGTGATCGTCTACCTGCGCCAGGAGGGACGCGGCATCGGCCTGCTGAACAAGATCCGCGCGTATGCCCTCCAGGACGAGGGCGCCGACACCGTGGACGCCAACCTGCGCCTCGGCCTCCCCGCCGACGCCCGCGATTTCGGCATCGGCGCGCAGATGCTGCACCTGCTCGGGGCGCAACAACTCCGCATCATGACCAACAACCCGCGCAAGCTGCACTCCCTCTCCGGCTTCGGCCTTCAGGTCGTCGAGCGCGTGCCGCTGCACGTCGGCCAGGGGCCAGAGAACGCCGAGTATCTCCAGACGAAACGGGAGCGGCTGGGGCATTTGTAG
- a CDS encoding CsgG/HfaB family protein: MKHLLTVLALFSTTALAQTGAPVAPATPTVAPALQAPVLPRQIHIAVGEFQCASYGCSGQILANALTNALMQSGRFAVYERAALGAGVQEGFLQGADAGTQIQGADVMVLGTVTAYGQDASSGSGCFMGVCVGAKTERVVANLRIFDVKTSRIIGTALVEGRSTGSSGSLNIAGLQLGGSQNSGMDKAVAAMLNDAVQKLSASIPAPYYR, encoded by the coding sequence ATGAAACATCTGCTGACGGTTCTGGCCCTCTTCTCGACCACCGCCCTCGCCCAGACGGGTGCTCCGGTGGCCCCCGCCACACCCACTGTTGCGCCGGCCCTGCAAGCTCCGGTGCTGCCCCGGCAGATTCATATTGCCGTGGGCGAGTTTCAATGCGCGAGCTACGGCTGTAGCGGCCAGATCCTCGCCAACGCACTCACCAACGCGCTGATGCAGTCGGGCCGTTTCGCCGTCTATGAACGGGCAGCGCTGGGGGCCGGCGTGCAGGAGGGCTTTCTTCAAGGGGCCGACGCCGGAACCCAGATTCAGGGGGCCGACGTGATGGTGCTCGGCACGGTCACGGCCTACGGTCAGGACGCTTCGAGCGGCAGCGGGTGTTTCATGGGGGTGTGCGTGGGCGCCAAGACCGAGCGCGTGGTCGCCAACCTGCGTATTTTCGATGTCAAGACCAGCCGCATCATCGGCACCGCGCTGGTCGAGGGCCGCAGCACCGGGTCTTCGGGCTCCCTGAACATCGCCGGCCTGCAACTCGGAGGCAGCCAGAACAGCGGCATGGACAAGGCGGTTGCCGCCATGCTCAACGACGCGGTCCAGAAACTCAGCGCCAGCATTCCCGCCCCCTACTACCGCTGA
- the ribH gene encoding 6,7-dimethyl-8-ribityllumazine synthase codes for MNRTEATLLAHDLKFALVSTRWNHLIVDRLVEGAELAFVQHGGKTENLDHFLVPGSYEVPLVARRLAESGKYDAVVCLGAVIKGDTDHYDFVAGGAATGILNTALHTGVPVAFGVLTTDTVEQALNRAGIKAGNKGAEAVLAMIETVNLLKQIGRG; via the coding sequence ATGAACCGCACCGAAGCCACCCTGCTCGCCCACGACCTCAAGTTCGCCCTCGTCTCGACGCGCTGGAATCACCTGATCGTGGACCGGCTGGTGGAGGGCGCCGAACTCGCCTTCGTGCAGCACGGCGGGAAAACCGAGAACCTCGACCACTTCCTCGTGCCCGGCTCCTATGAAGTGCCGCTCGTCGCGCGCCGGCTGGCCGAGAGTGGCAAATACGACGCGGTGGTGTGCCTCGGCGCCGTGATCAAGGGCGACACCGACCATTACGACTTCGTGGCGGGCGGCGCGGCGACCGGCATCCTGAATACGGCGCTGCACACCGGGGTGCCCGTCGCCTTCGGGGTGCTCACCACCGATACCGTCGAGCAGGCGCTCAACCGCGCCGGCATCAAGGCGGGCAACAAGGGGGCCGAAGCCGTGCTCGCCATGATCGAGACGGTCAACCTCCTGAAGCAGATCGGGCGCGGCTGA
- a CDS encoding Glu/Leu/Phe/Val dehydrogenase family protein, whose translation MLILEEMQARGHESLTLLHHAPSGLRAALAVHSRVLGPAISGVRLLEEEEELAVRSALDLSESLTLKAALAGLNYGGGACVLLMPESGVEDPHAREALFRSLGREVRQLQTGVVLTEDIGVTPADIAFVAQETPSTLGMNTDTGTVTGYGVYRGMKAAARYALRAESLRGVRVAVLGLGAVGRTLARHLHREGARLTLADTFFDRAEKLAQELGGVQVVRAPELLDAPCDVLAPCGYGHSIRTEDVPRLQCRLIAGGEHHPLTRAGEDAVREAGITYVPDYAINAAGLIAAASGQSLEQAGEQVYQTVSRIATVAEQYKKPLHIVARKMAERRIALIGSLGHA comes from the coding sequence ATGCTGATTCTGGAAGAGATGCAGGCCCGGGGCCACGAGAGTTTAACGCTGCTGCACCACGCCCCCAGCGGGCTGCGTGCGGCGCTCGCGGTGCACTCGCGGGTGCTCGGGCCGGCGATCTCGGGGGTGCGGCTGCTGGAGGAAGAGGAAGAACTCGCGGTACGCAGCGCCCTCGACCTCTCGGAGAGCCTGACGCTCAAGGCCGCCCTCGCCGGGCTCAACTACGGCGGCGGGGCGTGCGTCCTGCTGATGCCCGAGTCCGGGGTGGAAGACCCGCACGCCCGCGAGGCGCTGTTTCGCTCGCTCGGGCGCGAGGTGCGCCAGCTTCAGACCGGGGTGGTGCTCACCGAGGACATCGGCGTGACCCCGGCGGATATCGCGTTTGTCGCGCAGGAAACCCCCTCGACCCTGGGCATGAACACCGACACCGGAACCGTGACGGGCTACGGCGTCTACCGCGGCATGAAGGCCGCGGCCCGCTACGCCCTGCGCGCCGAGAGCCTGCGCGGGGTGCGGGTTGCGGTGCTGGGTCTCGGCGCCGTCGGGCGCACCCTCGCCCGGCACCTGCACCGCGAGGGCGCGCGGCTCACCCTCGCCGACACCTTCTTCGACCGCGCCGAGAAGCTTGCCCAGGAACTCGGCGGCGTGCAGGTGGTGCGCGCGCCGGAGCTGCTCGACGCGCCGTGCGACGTGCTCGCGCCGTGCGGCTACGGCCACTCGATCCGCACCGAGGACGTGCCCCGGCTCCAGTGTCGCCTGATCGCGGGCGGTGAGCACCATCCGCTGACCCGCGCCGGCGAGGACGCGGTGCGCGAGGCCGGCATCACCTACGTCCCCGACTACGCGATCAACGCCGCCGGCCTGATCGCGGCGGCCAGCGGCCAGAGCCTCGAGCAGGCGGGCGAGCAGGTCTACCAGACGGTCAGCCGCATCGCCACCGTCGCCGAGCAGTACAAAAAGCCCCTGCACATCGTCGCCCGCAAGATGGCCGAGCGCCGCATCGCCCTAATCGGCAGCCTGGGGCACGCATGA
- the udk gene encoding uridine kinase, producing the protein MSLPFVIGVAGGSGSGKTTVTRRVIETVGRGGVAVLNQDNYYRDQSDIPFEKRLHTNYDHPAAFDWALLRGHLGALIAGVPIEMPEYDFTQHTRSAQTTRVLPGGVVVLEGFFALYDEVLRDQMALKVFVDADADVRFIRRLQRDTQERGRTLESVVEQYLHFVRPMHLSFVEPTKRYADVIIPHGGLNEPALDMLAARIRQTVDG; encoded by the coding sequence ATGAGTCTGCCTTTCGTGATCGGCGTGGCCGGTGGCTCGGGCTCGGGCAAAACCACCGTGACGCGGCGCGTGATCGAGACGGTGGGGCGCGGGGGGGTAGCGGTGCTCAACCAGGACAACTACTACCGCGACCAGTCCGATATCCCGTTTGAAAAGCGGCTGCACACCAACTACGACCACCCGGCGGCCTTCGACTGGGCGCTGCTGCGCGGGCACCTCGGCGCCCTGATCGCCGGCGTGCCCATCGAGATGCCCGAGTACGACTTCACCCAGCATACCCGCTCGGCCCAGACCACCCGGGTCTTGCCGGGGGGCGTGGTCGTGCTGGAGGGCTTTTTCGCCCTCTACGACGAGGTGCTGCGCGACCAGATGGCCTTGAAGGTCTTCGTGGACGCCGACGCCGACGTGCGCTTTATTCGCCGGCTTCAGCGCGACACCCAGGAGCGTGGACGCACGCTGGAGAGCGTCGTGGAGCAGTACCTGCACTTCGTGCGCCCGATGCACCTGAGTTTCGTGGAGCCGACGAAAAGGTACGCCGACGTGATCATCCCGCACGGCGGCCTGAACGAGCCCGCGCTCGACATGCTCGCCGCCCGCATCCGCCAGACGGTGGACGGCTGA
- a CDS encoding DUF5693 family protein: MPPPGRHPLTRLLLLIVLLSLIPALLLTLGRVQFEGSQKTVALVMDYPALVIQARRYGLEPQALLARYKALGVNGLALYEDTVASLQQRGEIYLKNGFDLAADFPGQGVKTNAVYVRSVVPGVAETLPGRYTIPTRTLTVGGQQWTEWPTDPSYLPAGPNRAQVAEFQRQGMVLVYRPYQDEAVPVAKVGTDWPDVPFVAFTGDEVIGARTPELLEQVNRSLGSRVPAVIEGNIQDGLETLVLTHGGARLFALAPSWQNQLDPEEVASKYNLAARERSMRLLYLRPYPTINETETFLKKTGDLLARSGIRVGTPVVGAYTPNPLLQWLSALGPLAALLLAGLNLPLRRLGMLGVAGVGLLCVGLNYATPLAGLALVAAVTFPALGLILRRSKVTDWFLATALSLIGVVFVSALGATRESMLGLHPFRGVGLTLLLPLVMVAASFLPKQDIRKTLADVYAAPIRLGDIAVMGVGLALLALVFQRRGNATGGSVTEFEASLRQEVQDSIVRPRFKEVAAHPLALLGLSGQLPGYFSALMLLGGVMGQASILNTFSHFHTPFLISAIRCFLGLGLGLLIGAALIWALKQALRLWSAVQVRPGGPGAGDEVRA, encoded by the coding sequence ATTCCGCCGCCCGGGCGTCACCCGCTGACCCGACTCCTGCTGCTGATCGTGCTGCTCTCGCTGATTCCGGCGCTGCTGCTTACCTTGGGGCGGGTGCAGTTCGAGGGATCGCAAAAGACTGTCGCCCTCGTGATGGATTACCCGGCGCTCGTGATTCAGGCGCGGCGCTACGGGCTGGAGCCGCAGGCACTCCTCGCGCGCTACAAGGCGCTCGGCGTCAACGGACTGGCGCTCTACGAGGACACGGTCGCGAGCCTCCAGCAACGCGGCGAGATCTACCTCAAAAACGGCTTTGACCTCGCCGCCGACTTTCCCGGACAGGGCGTCAAGACGAACGCGGTCTACGTGCGATCGGTCGTGCCGGGGGTCGCCGAGACGCTGCCGGGGCGCTACACCATTCCCACCCGCACCCTGACGGTGGGGGGGCAGCAGTGGACCGAGTGGCCGACCGACCCGAGCTACCTCCCCGCCGGCCCCAACCGCGCACAGGTCGCCGAGTTCCAGCGGCAAGGCATGGTTCTCGTCTACCGCCCCTACCAGGACGAGGCGGTGCCGGTCGCCAAGGTGGGCACCGACTGGCCGGACGTGCCCTTCGTGGCCTTTACCGGCGACGAGGTGATCGGGGCGCGCACCCCCGAGCTGCTTGAACAGGTGAACCGGTCGCTGGGCAGCCGCGTGCCCGCCGTGATTGAGGGCAACATTCAGGACGGACTCGAGACCCTGGTGCTCACGCATGGCGGTGCCCGGCTGTTCGCGCTCGCGCCGAGCTGGCAAAATCAGCTCGACCCGGAAGAGGTGGCGAGCAAGTACAACCTCGCCGCCCGCGAGCGCAGCATGCGCCTGCTGTACCTGCGCCCCTACCCCACCATCAACGAGACCGAGACGTTCCTGAAAAAGACCGGGGACCTCCTCGCCCGCTCGGGCATCCGGGTGGGCACGCCGGTCGTCGGGGCATATACGCCGAACCCGCTGCTTCAGTGGCTGAGCGCCCTGGGGCCGCTTGCCGCGCTGCTGCTCGCCGGGCTGAACCTGCCGCTGCGGCGGCTCGGAATGCTCGGGGTGGCGGGGGTGGGGCTGCTGTGCGTGGGCCTGAACTACGCCACCCCGCTTGCCGGCCTTGCGCTGGTGGCCGCCGTGACCTTCCCGGCGCTCGGGCTGATCCTGCGCCGCTCGAAGGTGACCGACTGGTTTCTCGCCACGGCGCTCAGCCTGATCGGAGTGGTGTTCGTCTCGGCGCTGGGGGCCACCCGCGAATCGATGCTGGGGCTGCACCCGTTCCGGGGGGTGGGCCTGACGCTGCTGCTGCCGCTGGTGATGGTGGCGGCGAGCTTCCTGCCCAAGCAGGACATCCGCAAGACCCTCGCAGACGTGTACGCGGCGCCGATCCGGCTGGGGGACATCGCGGTGATGGGTGTAGGGCTCGCGCTGCTGGCCCTCGTCTTTCAGCGCCGGGGCAACGCCACGGGCGGCAGCGTGACCGAATTCGAGGCTTCCCTGCGCCAGGAGGTGCAGGACTCCATCGTGCGCCCGCGCTTCAAAGAGGTGGCGGCGCACCCGCTCGCCCTGCTCGGGCTCTCGGGGCAGCTTCCCGGTTACTTCAGCGCGCTGATGCTGCTCGGCGGCGTCATGGGTCAGGCGAGCATCCTGAACACCTTCTCGCACTTCCACACGCCGTTTCTGATCTCGGCCATCCGCTGTTTCCTGGGGCTGGGGCTGGGGCTGCTGATCGGGGCGGCGCTGATCTGGGCGCTGAAACAGGCGCTGCGGCTGTGGTCGGCGGTTCAGGTGCGGCCCGGCGGCCCGGGCGCGGGCGACGAGGTGCGCGCGTGA
- the csaB gene encoding polysaccharide pyruvyl transferase CsaB, producing the protein MRAVISGYYGYGNTGDEAIALAITRELKRLGIKPVLLSITPEESARLYGCEAVARLKPLDLTRAVAGSGMLISGGGGLLQDRTSARNLTYYLGLIRLARLMGKPVVVFNQSVGPLSPEGGARVRRALGGGRAGSVRVIVRDRGSLDTLARLGISARLGGDPALLLEPSPRLGRDAGSVVIAPRGDVAAPLPALREVTEKLRAQGRRVTALSFMPEHDDAAAHGLGADQVISTRDPQVALDTIAASGYVIGVRLHAVILAAAARVPFAGVAYDPKVQGFCDDLQAQVHPVTPDPVLLARHAEGRTQPNWAAVGEMRRRAAQSFHWLRDWNADEGATD; encoded by the coding sequence GTGAGAGCTGTCATCAGCGGGTATTACGGCTACGGCAACACGGGTGACGAGGCCATCGCACTCGCGATCACCCGCGAGCTGAAAAGGCTCGGCATCAAGCCGGTGCTGCTCTCGATCACCCCGGAGGAGAGCGCGCGACTCTACGGTTGCGAAGCGGTCGCGCGCCTGAAGCCCCTTGACCTGACCCGCGCGGTCGCCGGCTCGGGGATGCTGATCTCGGGGGGCGGGGGGCTGCTGCAAGACCGCACGAGTGCGCGCAACCTCACCTACTACCTCGGCCTGATCCGGCTCGCCCGGCTGATGGGCAAGCCGGTGGTCGTGTTCAATCAGAGTGTCGGTCCCCTCTCGCCGGAAGGCGGCGCGCGGGTGCGGCGGGCGCTGGGCGGAGGACGCGCGGGCAGCGTGCGGGTGATCGTGCGCGACCGGGGCAGCCTCGACACCCTCGCCCGGCTCGGCATCTCGGCGCGGCTCGGGGGCGACCCGGCGCTGCTGCTCGAACCCTCGCCCCGACTCGGACGCGACGCGGGCTCGGTGGTGATCGCGCCGCGCGGGGACGTGGCGGCGCCTCTGCCCGCGCTGCGCGAGGTCACGGAAAAGCTGCGCGCCCAGGGCCGGCGGGTCACGGCGCTGAGCTTCATGCCGGAACACGACGACGCGGCGGCTCACGGCCTCGGCGCCGATCAGGTGATCAGCACCCGCGACCCCCAGGTGGCCCTCGACACCATCGCCGCGAGCGGCTACGTGATCGGGGTGCGGCTGCACGCAGTGATTCTCGCGGCGGCGGCACGGGTCCCCTTTGCCGGCGTCGCCTACGATCCCAAGGTCCAGGGCTTTTGCGACGATCTCCAGGCACAGGTTCACCCGGTCACGCCCGACCCGGTCCTCCTCGCCCGGCACGCCGAAGGGCGCACCCAGCCCAACTGGGCCGCCGTGGGCGAGATGCGCCGCCGCGCCGCGCAGAGTTTTCACTGGCTGCGCGACTGGAACGCGGACGAGGGCGCGACAGACTGA
- a CDS encoding S8 family peptidase, with the protein MIAPARFAPLTLALTVILASCGGQPNSALPHSATPSETAQTRARTLAPLLGTENKDAIPGQYIVVLSEGMPTGNLSAQNAGGLISWLGLDPQGIQVQQVYGQALNGFAAQLSAQNLAALRADPRVKYIEQDGIMRMSATQTGATWGLDRIDQRNLPLDGNYVYDSTASGVKAYIIDTGINTAHANFGGRAVWGTNTTGDGNNSDCQGHGTHVAGTVGSATWGVAKGAQLIAVKVLGCDGSGTNSGVIAGVNWAVSNKGSAAAVANMSLGGGASQAVDDAVNTAASKNLIMAVAAGNENQNACNVSPARAASAITVGSTTNTDARSSFSNYGSCLDLFAPGSNITSTWIGSTSATNTISGTSMATPHVAGAIALLIADGNTTNSAVTSALLNSATTGKVTGAQTGSPNRLLYTGPAGSTAPTPTPGQTTYTGSVAARASSYQPSSSGFSYAGGTLKATLSGPGGTDFDLFLQKRSSTGTWTDVAASEGSTSAEGVTYSATSGTYRWEVYSYSGSGSYSLTETK; encoded by the coding sequence ATGATCGCACCTGCACGCTTTGCGCCCCTCACCCTCGCCCTCACCGTGATCCTGGCGTCCTGCGGCGGCCAGCCCAACTCGGCGCTGCCTCACTCGGCCACCCCGAGCGAAACCGCCCAGACCCGTGCCCGGACGCTCGCGCCGCTGCTGGGCACCGAGAACAAGGACGCGATTCCCGGGCAGTACATCGTGGTGCTCAGCGAAGGAATGCCGACCGGGAACCTGAGCGCGCAGAACGCCGGCGGCCTGATCTCGTGGCTCGGGCTCGATCCGCAGGGCATTCAGGTGCAGCAGGTGTACGGACAGGCCCTGAACGGCTTCGCCGCGCAGCTCAGCGCCCAGAACCTCGCGGCTTTGCGTGCCGACCCCCGCGTGAAGTACATCGAGCAAGACGGGATCATGCGCATGAGCGCGACCCAGACGGGCGCCACCTGGGGCCTGGACCGCATTGACCAACGCAACCTGCCGCTCGACGGCAACTACGTCTATGACTCCACCGCGAGCGGCGTGAAGGCCTACATCATCGATACCGGCATCAACACCGCGCACGCCAACTTCGGCGGGCGGGCGGTCTGGGGCACCAACACCACGGGCGACGGCAACAACTCCGACTGTCAGGGCCACGGCACCCACGTTGCAGGCACCGTGGGCAGCGCCACCTGGGGCGTCGCCAAGGGCGCGCAGCTGATCGCTGTGAAGGTGCTGGGCTGCGACGGCTCGGGCACCAACTCGGGCGTGATCGCGGGCGTGAACTGGGCCGTGAGCAACAAGGGCAGCGCGGCGGCGGTCGCCAATATGAGCCTCGGTGGGGGTGCCAGCCAGGCGGTCGACGACGCCGTGAACACCGCCGCGAGCAAGAACCTGATCATGGCGGTCGCAGCGGGCAACGAGAACCAGAACGCCTGCAACGTCTCGCCCGCCCGCGCCGCAAGTGCGATCACGGTCGGCAGCACCACCAACACCGACGCGCGCTCCAGCTTTTCCAACTACGGCTCTTGCCTCGACCTGTTCGCGCCGGGCAGCAACATCACCTCGACCTGGATCGGCTCGACGAGCGCCACCAACACCATCAGCGGCACCTCGATGGCGACCCCACACGTCGCGGGCGCCATTGCCCTGCTGATCGCGGACGGCAACACCACCAACAGCGCCGTGACAAGCGCCCTGCTGAACAGCGCCACCACTGGCAAGGTGACGGGCGCCCAGACCGGCAGCCCCAACCGCCTGCTTTACACCGGTCCGGCCGGCAGCACCGCCCCCACTCCGACCCCCGGCCAGACGACCTACACTGGCAGCGTGGCCGCGCGCGCCAGCAGCTACCAGCCGAGCTCCTCGGGCTTCTCCTACGCCGGCGGCACCCTGAAGGCCACCCTAAGCGGCCCAGGTGGCACCGATTTCGACCTCTTCCTTCAGAAGCGCAGCTCCACCGGCACCTGGACGGACGTGGCCGCGAGCGAGGGCAGCACGAGCGCCGAGGGCGTCACCTACTCGGCCACGAGCGGCACCTACCGCTGGGAGGTCTACTCGTACTCGGGCTCGGGCAGCTACAGCCTGACCGAAACGAAGTAA
- a CDS encoding DUF2270 domain-containing protein, whose product MPGTGGGAGATQGGLTEISYSTNQTNALIHLYRAEVGKMTAYRQRLDMTTNWSVVTTAGLASFALGDLNNSHATFLFAMGMNYFFLRLEARRFRTYEIAHHRVRIMERFFYPAMLGDRVDAGWHQLLLAELSKPRSPMSRADAMGWRLNRNYLWIYAAVLLAWFAKLDLGVPKGWILEFPEALTLADIGNFPGWLVFLGVFSFYGYLIGLALRAARTYPLEEG is encoded by the coding sequence ATGCCGGGAACAGGGGGGGGCGCGGGGGCCACGCAGGGCGGACTGACCGAAATCAGCTACTCGACCAATCAGACCAACGCGCTGATTCACCTCTACCGGGCGGAGGTCGGCAAGATGACCGCCTACCGCCAGCGCCTCGACATGACGACCAACTGGTCGGTGGTCACCACCGCCGGCCTCGCCTCGTTCGCGCTCGGAGACCTGAACAACAGCCACGCAACCTTTCTCTTTGCGATGGGCATGAACTATTTTTTCCTGCGCCTTGAAGCCCGGCGCTTCCGCACCTACGAGATCGCCCACCACCGGGTGCGGATCATGGAACGCTTCTTTTACCCGGCCATGCTCGGTGACAGGGTGGATGCCGGCTGGCATCAGTTGCTGCTCGCCGAACTGTCCAAGCCGAGATCCCCGATGAGCCGCGCCGACGCGATGGGCTGGCGGCTCAATCGCAACTACCTGTGGATCTACGCGGCGGTGCTGCTCGCCTGGTTTGCCAAGCTCGACCTCGGGGTGCCCAAGGGCTGGATCCTGGAGTTTCCTGAGGCGCTGACGCTTGCGGACATCGGGAATTTTCCTGGGTGGCTCGTATTTCTTGGCGTGTTCAGTTTTTATGGCTACCTGATTGGGTTGGCCCTGCGGGCGGCCCGCACCTATCCGCTCGAAGAAGGCTGA
- the rplI gene encoding 50S ribosomal protein L9 codes for MQVILLEPSRLGKTGEVVNVKDGYARNWLIPQGIAVSATRGNMKNLEAQLRSIQKRQAQEKAVAEDLASRLNGVAVELSVRAGEGKIYGAVTHQDVADGLDKLGFDVDRRKIDMPKTVKEIGEYDIAYRAHPEVTIPMKLVVHAQK; via the coding sequence ATGCAAGTTATTCTGCTCGAACCCAGCCGCCTGGGCAAAACCGGTGAAGTGGTCAACGTCAAGGACGGCTACGCCCGCAACTGGCTGATCCCGCAGGGCATCGCCGTCTCGGCCACCCGCGGCAACATGAAAAACCTCGAAGCGCAGCTGCGCTCGATCCAGAAGCGTCAGGCCCAAGAAAAGGCCGTCGCCGAAGATCTCGCCAGCCGCCTGAACGGCGTGGCCGTGGAGCTCAGCGTGCGCGCCGGCGAAGGCAAGATCTACGGCGCCGTCACGCACCAGGACGTGGCCGACGGCCTCGACAAGCTGGGCTTCGACGTGGACCGCCGCAAGATCGACATGCCGAAGACCGTCAAGGAAATCGGTGAGTACGACATCGCCTACCGCGCCCACCCCGAAGTCACCATTCCCATGAAGCTCGTGGTGCACGCGCAGAAGTGA
- the rpsR gene encoding 30S ribosomal protein S18 codes for MTQQSSERKPRPKGPKRPRKPKVDPFSIGELEITDYKDVKMLRRFVSDTGKILPRRRTGLSAKHQRRISQTIKIARQLALLPYTEKLVRK; via the coding sequence ATGACCCAGCAAAGCAGCGAGCGCAAGCCCCGTCCCAAGGGACCCAAGCGCCCCCGCAAGCCGAAGGTTGACCCGTTTTCCATTGGAGAACTGGAAATCACTGACTACAAAGACGTGAAGATGCTGCGCCGGTTCGTCTCGGACACCGGCAAGATTCTTCCCCGCCGCCGCACGGGCCTCTCGGCCAAGCACCAGCGCCGCATCTCGCAGACGATCAAGATCGCCCGCCAGCTCGCGCTGTTGCCGTACACCGAGAAGCTGGTCCGCAAGTAA